Proteins from a single region of Vibrio sp. DW001:
- a CDS encoding DUF2938 domain-containing protein, with product MGTLMWLQAILIGIGGTLTMDIWAWLQKKTFGIPPLNYALVARWLVLIPRGQLVHRPIMVTPKVRGENLLGWILHYLIGIVFALIHVLIWGEVWLAVPSFIPALLTGVVTLVFPFCIIQPCLGFGVAASKTPKPWKARWLSLLAHSAYGVGLFGSTLVLTNLT from the coding sequence ATGGGAACTTTAATGTGGTTGCAAGCCATATTGATTGGTATTGGTGGCACCTTAACTATGGATATATGGGCTTGGCTGCAAAAAAAAACGTTTGGAATTCCACCACTTAATTATGCACTTGTAGCTCGTTGGCTTGTTTTAATTCCAAGAGGGCAGTTGGTACACCGCCCAATCATGGTGACACCAAAAGTTAGGGGCGAAAACCTATTAGGTTGGATATTGCATTACTTGATAGGTATTGTTTTTGCGTTGATTCATGTATTAATTTGGGGAGAAGTATGGCTAGCAGTTCCAAGTTTCATTCCTGCTTTACTCACTGGAGTTGTAACTTTGGTATTTCCTTTCTGCATTATTCAGCCTTGTCTTGGCTTCGGGGTAGCAGCAAGTAAAACCCCGAAACCTTGGAAAGCGCGATGGTTGAGTTTATTAGCACACAGCGCTTACGGAGTCGGTCTATTTGGGAGCACTTTAGTATTAACGAACTTAACTTAA
- a CDS encoding GNAT family N-acetyltransferase — protein sequence MIREIQKLDFEQFWPCFEKVIKAQETYAFDPEMTYEQAYDLWCQSPLKTYVYIENGKVLGSYYIKPNAQGPSDHICNCGYIVNENVRGKGIARKLCVHSIEIAVNLGFEAMQFNSVVSTNEIAVNLWKKIGFSIIGIIPHAYRHKRLGYVDSYIMHRKLT from the coding sequence ATGATTAGAGAGATCCAAAAGTTAGACTTCGAGCAATTTTGGCCTTGTTTTGAAAAGGTAATCAAAGCTCAAGAAACTTACGCGTTTGACCCTGAAATGACTTATGAACAAGCATACGATTTATGGTGCCAATCCCCACTAAAAACCTATGTTTATATCGAGAACGGCAAGGTACTTGGTTCCTACTACATCAAACCAAATGCTCAGGGGCCAAGTGATCATATCTGCAATTGTGGTTACATAGTAAATGAGAATGTGCGGGGTAAAGGTATTGCTAGGAAATTATGTGTCCATTCAATTGAGATAGCCGTCAATCTCGGATTTGAAGCCATGCAATTCAATTCGGTTGTGTCTACAAATGAAATAGCGGTAAACCTATGGAAAAAAATAGGTTTTTCTATTATTGGTATTATTCCCCACGCATATCGCCATAAAAGGCTTGGTTACGTTGATAGTTATATAATGCATAGGAAACTAACTTAA
- a CDS encoding helix-turn-helix domain-containing protein: MDIADVSRESGLAPSTLRYYEKIGLIRSNGRKGLRRQYSPKVLNKLNIISLGRIAGLSLNEISTMFDTSDELAIDRTLLAQKAVDIDIQIKRLKVVRDSLKHVATCPQPSHLDCLSFQKLMKSVKRHLS; encoded by the coding sequence ATGGATATTGCAGACGTTTCTAGGGAATCAGGGCTAGCTCCTTCAACACTAAGATATTATGAGAAAATAGGTCTTATTCGTTCTAATGGAAGAAAAGGGTTAAGGCGACAATACTCACCAAAGGTTTTGAATAAACTAAATATTATCTCACTGGGACGTATTGCAGGGTTATCGCTAAATGAAATCTCAACGATGTTTGATACGTCAGATGAATTAGCTATTGATCGAACTTTACTTGCGCAAAAGGCAGTAGATATTGATATTCAGATCAAGCGCCTGAAAGTAGTGCGAGACAGTCTTAAACATGTAGCGACTTGCCCACAACCTTCTCATTTAGACTGTCTATCATTTCAAAAATTGATGAAATCAGTTAAGCGCCATTTGTCTTGA
- a CDS encoding DUF3316 domain-containing protein, translated as MKKLTVLAATLLVSATAFAGTQTVYSEANLSTDSFSSKAAAYEAGFDYVDALETASHSELRFKLAPIGENTVSNLKLDDTAVTIEEFSEARGEISYRAIVNVDYHFDARDNNND; from the coding sequence ATGAAAAAATTAACAGTTCTAGCCGCCACGCTACTCGTTAGCGCAACCGCATTTGCCGGTACTCAAACGGTTTATAGTGAAGCAAATCTATCAACAGACAGTTTCTCTTCTAAAGCGGCGGCATATGAAGCCGGGTTTGACTACGTTGACGCATTAGAAACAGCGAGCCATTCTGAATTGCGTTTCAAATTGGCACCCATTGGAGAAAATACGGTCTCTAACCTTAAACTAGACGACACAGCGGTGACAATTGAAGAGTTCTCTGAAGCTCGCGGTGAAATCTCTTACCGCGCTATCGTGAATGTTGATTATCACTTCGACGCCCGTGATAACAACAACGACTAA
- the petA gene encoding ubiquinol-cytochrome c reductase iron-sulfur subunit, protein MKNKGFSRRSFIVGTLGFLGGVAATTSLSRSLQKVTAFWLKVLNEPSTLTNVEVDVSQLAYGESMATTWKNRTIYIVRRDQQVIDLIDTNPEHFYDYDSENYPLAEGLTIDPTLRSINREYLVVDGHCTHLGCSLTPVRIEENPELPNGGFICGCHKGKFDLTGRVHRNTPPPMNLVVPPHHFKDDKVIVIGKV, encoded by the coding sequence ATGAAAAATAAAGGATTTTCTAGACGAAGCTTTATTGTAGGTACACTTGGTTTTTTAGGCGGAGTAGCCGCTACCACGTCACTGTCAAGATCGCTTCAGAAAGTTACAGCATTTTGGCTAAAAGTACTTAACGAGCCGTCCACTCTTACCAATGTTGAAGTGGATGTAAGTCAATTAGCTTACGGCGAATCTATGGCTACAACATGGAAAAACAGAACTATTTACATAGTAAGAAGAGACCAACAGGTAATCGACCTTATAGACACTAACCCTGAACATTTTTACGATTATGATTCTGAGAATTATCCTCTCGCAGAAGGATTAACTATAGACCCCACTCTACGCTCAATAAATCGCGAGTATCTCGTAGTTGACGGGCACTGCACTCATTTAGGCTGCTCTTTAACCCCTGTCAGGATTGAAGAAAACCCTGAGCTACCAAATGGTGGTTTTATTTGTGGGTGTCATAAGGGAAAGTTCGATTTAACAGGGCGAGTTCATCGAAACACACCTCCACCGATGAACTTGGTAGTGCCTCCACACCATTTTAAGGACGACAAGGTCATCGTAATAGGTAAAGTATAA